The Lagenorhynchus albirostris chromosome 12, mLagAlb1.1, whole genome shotgun sequence nucleotide sequence TGTGGGCTccatcaaaatatacctagatgTCTCTATTACAGAATTCCTCATTGTATCATTCATTTCGATCACTTCAAAGtccatttcattccatttttctgCATCTTCTTCTTCATTCTCTTCCTCATAGTCATTTAGCCCAGAGCTAGAGAGCAAAGTTTTCTGGTCCTCGCTTTTACTGTGTTCTTTATGCTGACGACTGATAGGCAAGGTGGCTAATttatacagcacaggaaataaaACAGCAGTGGCTACTGATGACCCCAAACAGGTGTACAAAACTACAGGCAAGTCAGGGTATTTTCCTTGAAGAATTCCAATTACTGCAGGAATAGCCATTTCTCCCAGGGCAGCACCGACTACAAAAAATGCTGCAGCTTTCCCATGGATGGTCGTGTACTGCTCAATCCAAGACACACCACTGGGAAATGTGGTTGCCATTGAGGCACCATACACTGAAGTTGCTATCCAGAGACAAACTCGGCTCTTGTCGAAAAGCACCAGAAATAAAGATGAAGCCAGGCTGCCAATGTTGCTCAACACAATCATGGTTCCAGGTTGTAAGCATGTAGCAAAAAAGATTGCCATACCCCTGCAGGCTGCAAAGGTCCCCCAGAAGATGGAGTTCAACCCAGCCGCTTCACTTTCTTTCATGCCAGCATGGGTGGTTGCAAAGGAGAAAACGTAAGAGCCATATGTTACCTCGGCTCcaacataaaaaaagaagaacagaaaaaggagacaaagaagggcattgtGATATTTAGCTCTTCGAAACCTCTGAGTAGATACTTTTGCTTTATCCTGCCTTGAGCTTTTCTTTACAAACAGAgcgaaaaaaaagagagaaactacaAAAATATAAGTACCGATAACAGCGTAAGCCCACAGTAAATTCATATCGTCAGGTATTCGAAGTAGAGATTCTGAGTCAGCTTCAGATGACTGGTTGAGGGCAGAATGGTTAAAGTCAGCCTCTGTGTGGTTTTCAGCAGACACCATCCTGCCCAATGCCAATTTAGCCAGCAGGGGAGCCAAAAAGGCACCCAAGGCAAAACTGAAGTGTAAGGCCTGCATATGGGGGGCTCCTTTGTCCCCCCAAATAGCCAAGATTAGGACGTTACCACCTACCAATGAAAGATGGGGAGAATGATTTAATCATAGTAACTTAGTAAAAGAAAGTTCAAAATAGATGAGTCTATTCTACATGGCACAAGGATTATAATATTCTAAGTTATCAACTGTTGCAACTAAGTCAATTCTATGATCAAGAAACTCTAACTCACCAATACCACCAGCGAACTCTAAGCACTGGAACATCACACACTCACAAATGGGATTCTACAAGCTAATAAACCACTATTTCCTAGAGCCAAGTACATTAGCCCAAGGCTTTTTATAATATAGTTCTAATACCAGGGATAggaggggtgggggtagggaaggatattt carries:
- the MFSD4B gene encoding sodium-dependent glucose transporter 1 codes for the protein MVMVVMGLKENGISYEASVPGDIITVFRQRLVSLDTREQATFIGDPGRGSEAIPCISWPALPPDGLAASSLLIRRVPGCGFSSLRRAAPAHRASVSSAKCDAEARARRPVSWATLSTSGLRQGRGWLEATFPPRDPGRRPACARARLRCRLHPARSEVLVLEAGRQQDRCSRASKLELELEPCGAGAQAAGQRLFPAEAPAENEPEAVAGSRRSGRAGSVLRWFITVLLCAAFLGLGMSVAILGPTFQDLAANVNRSISSLSLIFVGRAFGYLGGSVIGGVLFDIMNHFLLLGMSMFATTIGLYLVPFCKAAVLLIVMMSIFGVSVGILDTGGNVLILAIWGDKGAPHMQALHFSFALGAFLAPLLAKLALGRMVSAENHTEADFNHSALNQSSEADSESLLRIPDDMNLLWAYAVIGTYIFVVSLFFFALFVKKSSRQDKAKVSTQRFRRAKYHNALLCLLFLFFFFYVGAEVTYGSYVFSFATTHAGMKESEAAGLNSIFWGTFAACRGMAIFFATCLQPGTMIVLSNIGSLASSLFLVLFDKSRVCLWIATSVYGASMATTFPSGVSWIEQYTTIHGKAAAFFVVGAALGEMAIPAVIGILQGKYPDLPVVLYTCLGSSVATAVLFPVLYKLATLPISRQHKEHSKSEDQKTLLSSSGLNDYEEENEEEDAEKWNEMDFEVIEMNDTMRNSVIETSRYILMEPTADVSNQSHSNALTFESSLVNMGKSPVNHLARNQDKRD